The following coding sequences lie in one Streptomyces venezuelae genomic window:
- a CDS encoding ferredoxin, which yields MGDRWHVEVDRSVCIGSGMCVLTAPGGFALDTARQSHPTAPETDANEKVLEAAEGCPVEAITITLAHGGEVVFPPEE from the coding sequence ATGGGAGACCGCTGGCACGTCGAGGTCGACCGGTCCGTCTGCATCGGCTCAGGGATGTGCGTGCTCACCGCGCCCGGCGGCTTCGCGCTGGACACCGCACGCCAGTCGCACCCCACCGCCCCCGAGACCGACGCCAACGAGAAGGTCCTGGAAGCGGCGGAGGGCTGCCCGGTCGAGGCGATCACGATCACGCTGGCCCACGGCGGAGAGGTCGTGTTCCCGCCGGAGGAGTGA
- a CDS encoding aldehyde dehydrogenase, which yields MTELVEHGQLFIGGELVDPLGKDVIDIVSPHTGEVFARVPHAAPADIDRAVAAAREAFDHGPWPRMTPDERIEVITKIKDGFAVRHEEIARVISTENGTPYTSSVMVQALAAMMAWDAAITVARDFPYEEQRDGVLGKLLVRREPVGVVAAVVPWNVPQFTAAAKLAPALLAGCPVILKTSPEAPLDAYILAELAAEAGLPEGVLSIVCADREVSEYLVGHPGVDKVSFTGSVAAGKRVMEVAARNLTRVTLELGGKSAAVVLPDADAATAVAGITPFAWMINGQACVAQTRILVPRTRYDEFAEAFSAAASALKVGDPLDPATELGPLVAQRQQQRSLDYIRIGQEEGAKILAGGGRPAGLDRGWYVEPTLFGGVDNSMRIAREEIFGPVICLLPYGDEDEAVRIANDSDYGLSGSVWTADTARGIDIARRVRTGTYSVNTFSLDMLGPFGGYKNSGLGREFGPEGYGEYFEHKMIHLPNGYEGSGA from the coding sequence ATGACCGAGCTCGTGGAACACGGACAGCTGTTCATCGGCGGGGAGTTGGTCGACCCGCTCGGCAAGGACGTCATCGACATCGTCTCCCCGCACACCGGAGAGGTCTTCGCCCGCGTGCCGCACGCGGCCCCCGCCGACATCGACCGCGCCGTCGCCGCCGCCCGCGAGGCCTTCGACCACGGACCCTGGCCGCGCATGACCCCGGACGAGCGCATCGAGGTCATCACGAAGATCAAGGACGGCTTCGCGGTGCGCCACGAGGAGATCGCCCGCGTCATCAGCACCGAGAACGGCACCCCGTACACCTCCAGCGTGATGGTGCAGGCCCTCGCCGCGATGATGGCGTGGGACGCGGCGATCACCGTCGCGCGCGACTTCCCGTACGAGGAACAGCGGGACGGTGTCCTCGGCAAGCTGCTCGTCCGGCGCGAACCGGTGGGCGTCGTCGCGGCCGTCGTACCGTGGAACGTCCCGCAGTTCACGGCGGCCGCCAAGCTGGCGCCCGCCCTGCTCGCCGGCTGCCCCGTGATCCTCAAGACGTCCCCGGAAGCACCCCTGGACGCCTACATACTGGCCGAGCTCGCCGCCGAGGCGGGCCTGCCCGAGGGCGTGCTGTCCATCGTCTGCGCCGACCGCGAGGTGAGCGAATACCTCGTCGGGCACCCTGGCGTCGACAAGGTGTCCTTCACCGGATCCGTCGCCGCGGGCAAGCGCGTCATGGAGGTCGCCGCCCGCAACCTCACGCGCGTGACGCTCGAACTCGGCGGCAAGTCGGCCGCCGTCGTCCTGCCGGACGCCGACGCGGCCACGGCGGTCGCGGGCATCACCCCGTTCGCCTGGATGATCAACGGCCAGGCCTGTGTGGCTCAGACCCGCATCCTCGTGCCCCGCACCCGCTACGACGAGTTCGCCGAGGCCTTCTCCGCCGCCGCGAGCGCCCTCAAGGTCGGCGACCCCCTCGACCCCGCCACCGAACTCGGCCCCCTCGTCGCCCAGCGGCAGCAGCAGCGTTCCCTCGACTACATCCGCATCGGCCAGGAGGAAGGCGCCAAGATCCTCGCGGGCGGCGGCCGCCCCGCCGGACTCGACCGGGGCTGGTACGTCGAGCCGACCCTCTTCGGCGGCGTCGACAACTCGATGCGCATCGCCCGCGAGGAGATCTTCGGCCCCGTCATCTGCCTGCTGCCCTACGGCGACGAGGACGAAGCGGTACGCATCGCCAACGACTCCGACTACGGGCTCAGCGGCAGCGTCTGGACCGCCGACACCGCGCGCGGCATCGACATCGCGCGCCGGGTGCGCACCGGTACGTACTCCGTGAACACCTTCAGCCTCGACATGCTCGGCCCCTTCGGCGGCTACAAGAACTCCGGCCTGGGGCGCGAGTTCGGCCCCGAGGGATACGGCGAGTACTTCGAGCACAAGATGATCCACCTCCCCAACGGCTATGAGGGGAGCGGTGCCTGA
- a CDS encoding MBL fold metallo-hydrolase — translation MTPQVTEPPVTEHGGGVWSIKVPIPDNPLGFTLVHLLDTDAGPVLVDTGWDDPASWDTLVAGLAACGVAVADVHGVVITHHHPDHHGLSGQVRDTSGAWLAMHDADASVVRRTRSNPPDRWYAYLVDKLTAAGAPADHVAPLLRARDEGRPRTLPGLAPALPDRSITPGELLALPGRRLRAIWTPGHTPGHVCLHLEEEHPAGLRGNGRLFSGDHLLPGISPHIGLYEDPESETVTDPLGDYLDSLERVARLDPAEILPAHQRAFTDAPARVRELLAHHEERLTGLLALLAEPLTPWQIAARMEWNRPWDEIPYGSRTIAVSEAEAHVRRLVKLGRAEAVPGSDPVTFVAV, via the coding sequence ATGACCCCGCAGGTGACAGAGCCGCCGGTGACCGAGCACGGCGGCGGCGTCTGGAGCATCAAGGTCCCGATCCCCGACAACCCCCTCGGCTTCACCCTCGTCCACCTCCTGGACACCGACGCGGGTCCGGTCCTCGTCGACACCGGCTGGGACGACCCGGCGTCCTGGGACACCCTCGTCGCCGGACTCGCCGCGTGCGGCGTCGCGGTCGCCGACGTGCACGGCGTCGTCATCACCCACCACCACCCCGACCACCACGGCCTCTCCGGTCAGGTCCGCGACACCTCCGGGGCGTGGCTCGCCATGCACGACGCCGACGCGTCCGTGGTCCGCCGCACCCGCTCGAACCCGCCGGACCGCTGGTACGCGTACCTGGTGGACAAGCTCACGGCCGCCGGCGCGCCCGCCGACCACGTCGCCCCGCTGCTCCGGGCCCGCGACGAGGGCCGCCCCCGTACCCTCCCCGGCCTCGCCCCCGCCCTCCCCGACCGCTCCATCACCCCCGGCGAACTCCTCGCCCTGCCCGGCCGCCGCCTGCGCGCCATCTGGACCCCCGGCCACACGCCCGGCCATGTCTGCCTCCACCTGGAGGAGGAGCACCCGGCGGGCCTGCGCGGCAACGGCCGCCTCTTCTCCGGCGACCACCTGCTGCCCGGCATCAGCCCGCACATCGGCCTGTACGAGGACCCCGAGTCGGAGACGGTGACCGATCCCCTCGGCGACTACCTGGACTCCCTTGAGCGCGTCGCCCGCCTCGACCCCGCGGAGATCCTCCCCGCCCACCAGCGCGCGTTCACCGACGCGCCCGCCCGCGTCCGCGAGCTCCTGGCCCACCACGAGGAGCGCCTGACCGGCCTCCTCGCCCTGCTCGCCGAGCCCCTCACGCCCTGGCAGATCGCCGCCCGCATGGAGTGGAACCGGCCCTGGGACGAAATCCCCTACGGGTCGAGGACCATCGCCGTCTCGGAGGCCGAGGCGCATGTGCGGCGGCTGGTGAAACTGGGGCGCGCGGAGGCCGTGCCGGGGAGCGATCCGGTCACGTTCGTGGCGGTGTGA
- a CDS encoding prenyltransferase/squalene oxidase repeat-containing protein — protein MNVRRSAAVLAAAVAVFGSAAAPAAFADDAKPSPSAALPSGLYGKTDPKFDGVFRQSYALLAQDTEGVKPAAKAVDWLTGQQCASGGFAAYRADSSEPCNSKTAVDSNSTAAAVQALAALGGQDETVKKGVDWLKSVQNKDGGWGYNPGLPSDANSTGIVVGALVAAGRNPADVKSQDGKSAYDALPKLAMDCGKDGGAFGLADMKSGKLAPNADATAAGVLGSLGKGLVVSAPKKSEDAAPKCAKPDTATQAASNGVGYLLDTLGKTDDHLMSLMPGAKDQPDFGNTADSVVALAAAGQGERAKKSAEWLAENSADWAKQSGPAAYSQLIFAAHAAGMDARDFGGADLVKQLNATGPAPETSSKSPSDADSDEKKDDDGGVSVWWIIGVGMVAGIGIGFLYSGNRKKQQP, from the coding sequence ATGAACGTTCGTCGCAGCGCAGCGGTCCTGGCCGCCGCCGTCGCCGTCTTCGGCTCGGCCGCGGCACCGGCCGCCTTCGCGGACGACGCGAAGCCGTCGCCGTCGGCCGCCCTCCCCTCGGGCCTCTACGGCAAGACCGACCCGAAGTTCGACGGCGTCTTCCGCCAGTCGTACGCCCTGCTCGCCCAGGACACCGAGGGCGTGAAGCCCGCCGCGAAGGCCGTGGACTGGCTGACCGGCCAGCAGTGCGCGAGCGGCGGCTTCGCGGCGTACCGCGCGGACTCGTCCGAGCCGTGCAACTCCAAGACGGCGGTCGACAGCAACTCCACCGCGGCGGCCGTGCAGGCGCTCGCCGCGCTCGGCGGCCAGGACGAGACGGTCAAGAAGGGCGTCGACTGGCTGAAGTCCGTGCAGAACAAGGACGGCGGCTGGGGCTACAACCCGGGGCTGCCCTCCGACGCGAACTCCACGGGCATCGTCGTGGGCGCGCTCGTCGCCGCGGGCCGCAACCCCGCCGACGTGAAGTCCCAGGACGGCAAGTCCGCCTACGACGCGCTGCCGAAGCTCGCCATGGACTGCGGCAAGGACGGCGGCGCCTTCGGCCTCGCCGACATGAAGTCCGGCAAGCTCGCGCCGAACGCCGACGCCACCGCGGCCGGTGTGCTCGGCAGCCTCGGCAAGGGCCTCGTGGTCTCGGCCCCCAAGAAGTCCGAGGACGCCGCGCCCAAGTGCGCGAAGCCGGACACCGCCACGCAGGCCGCGAGCAACGGCGTCGGCTATCTGCTCGACACCCTCGGCAAGACCGACGACCACCTGATGTCGCTGATGCCCGGCGCCAAGGACCAGCCGGACTTCGGCAACACCGCCGACTCCGTGGTCGCCCTCGCCGCCGCCGGACAGGGCGAGCGGGCGAAGAAGTCCGCCGAGTGGCTCGCGGAGAACTCCGCGGACTGGGCGAAGCAGTCGGGCCCCGCCGCGTACTCCCAGCTGATCTTCGCGGCGCACGCGGCCGGTATGGACGCGCGCGACTTCGGCGGCGCCGACCTCGTCAAGCAGCTGAACGCCACGGGTCCGGCCCCTGAGACCTCCTCGAAGTCCCCGTCCGACGCGGACTCGGACGAGAAGAAGGACGACGACGGCGGCGTCAGCGTCTGGTGGATCATCGGCGTCGGCATGGTCGCGGGCATCGGCATCGGCTTCCTGTACAGCGGCAACCGCAAGAAGCAGCAGCCGTGA
- a CDS encoding SCO2322 family protein, translating into MTGGRARRGRLAVGAFLAALLCVLAAAPAQAAGYRYWSFWERDGAQWTYATQGPGTARPEDGDVQGFRFSVSDDSKDSAKPRGPADFDAICEDTPAKDGRKRVGLVVDFGTAGDAPGGETPPKRRIACAQVGEDATSAEALASVAKPLRYDSKALLCAIDGYPKTGCGEQVAGDGTTTKAQPETEPGTEKADGAGDGADGGPSVGLIAGIAAVALLGGAGIWQARRRRG; encoded by the coding sequence GTGACCGGGGGCCGTGCGCGGCGCGGGCGGCTCGCCGTCGGCGCGTTCCTCGCCGCGCTCCTGTGCGTCCTCGCCGCCGCGCCCGCCCAGGCCGCCGGTTACCGCTACTGGTCGTTCTGGGAGCGGGACGGCGCGCAGTGGACGTACGCCACCCAGGGCCCCGGCACCGCCCGCCCCGAGGACGGCGACGTCCAGGGGTTCCGCTTCTCGGTCTCCGACGACTCGAAGGACTCCGCGAAGCCGCGCGGTCCCGCCGACTTCGACGCGATCTGCGAGGACACCCCGGCGAAGGACGGCCGCAAGCGCGTGGGCCTCGTCGTCGACTTCGGCACGGCGGGCGACGCCCCCGGCGGGGAGACGCCGCCGAAGCGGCGGATCGCCTGCGCGCAGGTCGGCGAGGACGCCACCAGCGCGGAGGCCCTCGCCTCCGTCGCCAAGCCGCTGCGCTACGACAGCAAGGCGCTGCTGTGCGCGATCGACGGCTACCCGAAGACGGGCTGCGGCGAGCAGGTCGCCGGCGACGGAACGACCACGAAGGCACAGCCGGAGACGGAGCCGGGGACGGAGAAGGCGGACGGTGCGGGTGACGGCGCCGACGGCGGCCCCTCGGTCGGCCTGATCGCCGGGATCGCCGCCGTCGCACTGCTCGGCGGTGCCGGGATCTGGCAGGCCCGCCGCCGCCGCGGCTGA
- a CDS encoding CbiQ family ECF transporter T component, translating into MTDHGGGAPALLRRRLAPEAHRGNALHPGAWWVWAIGLGTAASRTTNPLLLGLLIGVAGYVVAARRTSAPWAKSYGAFVKLGLVVIAIRLLFAIVLGSPIPGTHVVVTLPEVPLPEWARGVRIGGRVTAEGLLFALYDGIRLAGLLICVGAANALASPARLLKSLPGALYEVGVAVVVAMAFAPNLIVDVQRLRAARRLRGRPDRGIRGLLQVGLPVLEGALERSVALAAAMDARGFGRTSPVPAAVRRATAILTLGGLMGVCVGTYGLLTAQGTSYGLPALAVGLASALAGLRLGGRRSVRTRYRPDPWGPRAWLVAGSGVAVAALTIWATTHDPASLHPGVVPLVAPTLPLWPAAAALIGLLPAFVAPVPPDNTRPTAPANTPLPEPPRAHPSAAAWRTRPPTATAGPPPPAPSPTSSEETS; encoded by the coding sequence ATGACGGACCACGGCGGCGGCGCGCCCGCCCTCCTGCGGCGCCGCCTCGCCCCCGAGGCGCACCGCGGCAACGCGCTGCACCCGGGCGCGTGGTGGGTGTGGGCCATCGGCCTCGGCACGGCTGCGTCCCGCACGACCAATCCGCTGCTGCTCGGTCTGCTGATCGGCGTCGCGGGCTATGTGGTGGCGGCGCGGCGGACGTCGGCGCCGTGGGCGAAGTCGTACGGCGCGTTCGTGAAGCTGGGCCTGGTGGTCATCGCGATCCGCCTCCTCTTCGCGATCGTGCTCGGCTCGCCGATCCCCGGCACGCACGTCGTCGTGACGCTGCCGGAGGTGCCGCTGCCGGAGTGGGCGAGGGGCGTGCGGATCGGCGGGCGGGTGACGGCGGAGGGCCTGCTGTTCGCCCTCTACGACGGCATCCGCCTCGCGGGCCTGCTGATCTGCGTCGGCGCGGCGAACGCGCTGGCCAGTCCGGCGCGGCTGCTGAAGTCGCTGCCGGGTGCGCTGTACGAGGTCGGGGTGGCGGTCGTCGTGGCGATGGCGTTCGCGCCGAACCTGATCGTGGACGTCCAGCGTCTGCGCGCGGCACGGCGTCTGCGCGGCCGCCCCGACCGCGGCATCCGGGGCCTCCTCCAGGTCGGCCTTCCCGTCCTCGAAGGCGCGCTGGAGCGGTCGGTCGCGCTGGCCGCGGCGATGGACGCGCGCGGCTTCGGCCGCACGTCCCCCGTCCCGGCGGCGGTCCGCAGGGCGACGGCCATCCTGACCCTCGGCGGTCTCATGGGCGTCTGCGTGGGTACGTACGGTCTGCTGACCGCCCAGGGCACGTCCTACGGCCTGCCCGCCCTGGCCGTCGGGCTCGCCTCCGCACTGGCGGGCCTGCGCCTCGGCGGCCGCCGCTCGGTGCGCACGCGCTACCGCCCCGACCCGTGGGGCCCCCGGGCCTGGCTGGTCGCCGGGTCCGGGGTCGCGGTGGCGGCCCTGACGATCTGGGCGACGACGCACGACCCGGCGTCCCTCCACCCGGGAGTCGTCCCCCTGGTGGCTCCGACCCTGCCGCTGTGGCCCGCGGCGGCGGCGCTGATCGGCCTGCTCCCGGCGTTCGTGGCACCGGTGCCGCCGGACAACACCCGCCCCACCGCACCCGCGAACACACCGCTCCCCGAGCCTCCCCGGGCGCATCCGTCCGCCGCCGCCTGGCGTACGCGGCCGCCCACTGCCACTGCCGGGCCCCCGCCCCCGGCCCCCTCCCCCACTTCCTCCGAGGAGACCTCATGA
- a CDS encoding ABC transporter ATP-binding protein, which produces MIRFEDVSVTYDGAPGPTVRGVDLTVPEGELVLLVGPSGVGKSTLLGTVSGLVPHFTGGTLRGRVTVAGRDTRTHKPRELADVVGTVGQDPLSHFVTDTVEDELAYGMESLGLAPDVMRRRVEETLDLLGLADLRDRPIATLSGGQQQRVAIGSVLTPHPRVLVLDEPTSALDPAAAEEVLAVLQRLVHDLGTTVLMAEHRLERVVQYADQVLLLAAPGEAPVLGDPAALMARSPVYPPVVALGRLAGWSPLPLTVRDARRRADTLRARLADANPRREAEGPDGQDAGRRRPKRRETRTAPAPQEIDSTAAQPRSDVPGGGRRWSRPRKERAVTAPREAGAAFVERLAVRRGRVEALRRVDLVVTPGETVALMGRNGAGKSTLLSALVGLLEPASGTVRVGGVVPHRTPPRQLIRHVGLVPQEPRDLLYADTVAAECAAADHDADAPPGTCRALVDELLPGIADDTHPRDLSEGQRLTLALAIVLTTRPPLLLLDEPTRGLDYAAKTRLVAILRGLAAEGHAILLATHDVELAAEIAHRVVILADGEIVADGPTEQIVVSSPSFAPQVTKILAPQEWLTVSEVRRALGTGGSGGETS; this is translated from the coding sequence ATGATCCGCTTCGAGGACGTCTCGGTGACCTACGACGGGGCGCCCGGGCCCACCGTCCGGGGCGTCGACCTCACCGTCCCCGAGGGTGAGCTCGTGTTGCTCGTCGGGCCGTCCGGGGTCGGGAAGTCGACGTTGCTCGGGACCGTCAGCGGGCTCGTGCCGCACTTCACCGGGGGCACCCTGCGCGGGCGCGTGACCGTGGCGGGGCGCGACACCCGTACGCACAAGCCGCGTGAGCTCGCCGACGTCGTCGGGACGGTGGGCCAGGACCCGCTCTCGCACTTCGTGACGGACACCGTCGAGGACGAGCTGGCGTACGGGATGGAGTCGCTGGGGCTCGCCCCGGACGTGATGCGGCGGCGCGTCGAGGAGACCCTCGACCTGCTCGGCCTCGCCGACCTGCGCGACCGGCCCATCGCCACCCTCTCCGGCGGCCAGCAGCAGCGCGTCGCCATCGGCTCGGTCCTCACCCCGCACCCCCGGGTCCTCGTCCTCGACGAGCCGACGTCGGCCCTCGACCCCGCCGCGGCCGAAGAGGTCCTCGCCGTGCTCCAGCGACTCGTGCACGACCTCGGTACGACCGTGCTGATGGCCGAGCACCGCCTGGAGCGGGTCGTGCAGTACGCGGACCAGGTGCTGCTGCTCGCCGCGCCGGGCGAGGCACCGGTACTCGGCGACCCGGCCGCGCTGATGGCCCGCTCCCCCGTCTACCCGCCGGTCGTCGCCCTCGGCCGCCTCGCGGGCTGGTCACCGCTGCCGCTGACGGTGCGGGACGCGCGACGCAGGGCGGACACGCTGAGGGCGCGCCTCGCGGACGCGAACCCACGAAGGGAGGCCGAGGGGCCCGATGGGCAGGACGCGGGCCGCCGGCGACCGAAGCGCCGCGAGACCCGCACGGCCCCGGCACCGCAGGAGATCGACTCGACCGCCGCCCAGCCGCGAAGCGACGTGCCGGGCGGCGGTCGGCGATGGTCACGGCCGCGCAAGGAACGTGCGGTGACTGCGCCGCGCGAGGCGGGCGCCGCCTTCGTCGAGCGGCTGGCCGTGCGACGGGGGCGCGTCGAGGCGTTGCGGCGTGTGGATCTCGTCGTCACCCCCGGCGAGACCGTCGCCCTGATGGGGCGCAACGGCGCCGGGAAGTCCACGCTCCTGTCCGCCCTCGTCGGCCTCCTCGAACCCGCGTCGGGCACCGTCCGCGTCGGCGGCGTCGTCCCCCACCGCACGCCGCCGCGGCAGCTGATCCGGCACGTCGGTCTGGTCCCGCAGGAACCGCGCGACCTGCTGTACGCGGACACCGTGGCCGCCGAGTGCGCGGCCGCCGACCACGACGCGGACGCGCCGCCCGGCACCTGCCGCGCCCTGGTGGACGAGCTGCTGCCGGGCATCGCTGACGACACGCACCCCCGCGACCTCTCCGAGGGCCAGCGGCTGACGCTCGCCCTGGCCATCGTCCTGACCACGCGCCCGCCGCTGCTGCTCCTGGACGAGCCGACCCGCGGCCTCGACTACGCGGCCAAGACCCGTCTCGTCGCCATCCTGCGCGGGCTCGCCGCCGAGGGGCACGCGATCCTGCTCGCCACGCACGACGTGGAGCTGGCCGCCGAGATCGCCCACCGCGTCGTGATCCTCGCGGACGGCGAGATCGTCGCGGACGGCCCGACCGAGCAGATCGTCGTCTCGTCGCCGTCCTTCGCGCCGCAGGTCACCAAGATCCTGGCGCCGCAGGAGTGGCTGACGGTCTCCGAGGTGCGCCGGGCCCTGGGCACGGGCGGGAGCGGGGGCGAGACCTCGTGA
- a CDS encoding ECF transporter S component has product MTVVPKARPHVRPIRLGRRSIAALALVSAVGVAAFGWPLLAAGDSGLSEHAQDAPWLFAALLPLLLAVVVATIADVGLDAKAIAMLGVLAAAGAALRPLGAGTAGIEPMFFLMVLSGRVLGPGFGFVLGAVSMFASALLTGGVGPWMPFQMLSMGWVCMGAGLLPGHESLRGRGELWLLAGYGAVASVLYGTVMNLQGWPYLGGLATGVSFVPGDPLVENLGRFVAYCLATSLGWDLPRAVVTVLLSLALGPAVLKALRRATRRAAFEAPVTFEAPEA; this is encoded by the coding sequence GTGACGGTTGTCCCCAAGGCCCGCCCACACGTCCGCCCCATCCGCCTCGGGCGCCGTTCCATCGCCGCGCTCGCCCTGGTCAGCGCCGTCGGCGTGGCCGCGTTCGGGTGGCCGCTGCTGGCCGCGGGCGACTCGGGGCTCAGCGAGCACGCGCAGGACGCGCCCTGGCTGTTCGCCGCGCTGCTTCCGCTGTTGCTCGCCGTCGTCGTGGCGACCATCGCGGACGTCGGGCTGGACGCGAAGGCCATCGCGATGCTCGGCGTGCTCGCCGCCGCGGGCGCCGCGCTGCGGCCGCTGGGCGCGGGGACGGCGGGCATCGAGCCGATGTTCTTCCTGATGGTGCTGAGCGGACGCGTGCTGGGGCCGGGCTTCGGGTTCGTGCTGGGGGCCGTGTCGATGTTCGCGTCGGCGCTCCTGACGGGCGGCGTGGGGCCGTGGATGCCGTTCCAGATGCTGTCGATGGGCTGGGTCTGCATGGGCGCGGGGCTGCTCCCCGGCCACGAGAGCCTGCGGGGGCGGGGCGAGCTGTGGCTGCTCGCGGGGTACGGGGCGGTGGCCTCCGTGCTGTACGGCACGGTGATGAACCTCCAGGGCTGGCCCTACCTCGGCGGCCTCGCCACCGGCGTCTCCTTCGTGCCGGGCGACCCCCTCGTGGAGAACCTGGGCCGGTTCGTCGCGTACTGCCTGGCGACCTCGCTGGGCTGGGACCTGCCGCGCGCGGTCGTCACCGTGCTGCTGAGCCTCGCGCTCGGCCCCGCCGTCCTGAAGGCGCTGCGCCGGGCCACACGCCGGGCCGCGTTCGAGGCGCCGGTCACATTCGAGGCGCCGGAGGCGTAG
- a CDS encoding transglycosylase SLT domain-containing protein, which yields MSASLIRRIASPKKAITGGLVAAAATGMVFAAAPAQAATPTTAKAAAPAAAPAAAPASAKAIAKKKIPDPAQFAAFDKIVSHESGWNPSATNSSSGAYGLVQALPASKMASAGSDWKTNPETQIEWGLKYMNDRYGSPVGAWNHWQANGWY from the coding sequence GTGTCCGCCTCGCTCATCCGCCGCATCGCTTCCCCGAAGAAGGCCATCACCGGCGGCCTCGTCGCCGCCGCCGCTACCGGCATGGTCTTCGCCGCGGCCCCGGCCCAGGCAGCCACCCCGACCACCGCGAAGGCCGCCGCCCCGGCCGCCGCTCCCGCCGCCGCCCCCGCGTCCGCCAAGGCGATCGCCAAGAAGAAGATCCCGGACCCGGCGCAGTTCGCCGCGTTCGACAAGATCGTCTCGCACGAGAGCGGCTGGAACCCGAGCGCCACGAACTCCTCCTCCGGCGCCTACGGTCTGGTCCAGGCCCTGCCCGCCTCGAAGATGGCGTCGGCGGGCTCGGACTGGAAGACCAACCCGGAGACCCAGATCGAGTGGGGTCTGAAGTACATGAACGACCGCTACGGCAGCCCCGTCGGCGCGTGGAACCACTGGCAGGCGAACGGCTGGTACTGA
- a CDS encoding alpha/beta hydrolase translates to MNAECTNTADSTTRRVRSVRRGGAALAALMLAGLAGLTAAPAAQGAEDAGTRPAVAHHSDRGALLRVTPVADLSRAEVAAFLKKGKFGTETVRYGVRAYRLTYRTVDTQGRPTTATGLFVLPKTPRDRALGLVSDAHGTMVHRDYAPSVAEDSGRLSPYLHAAAGKAVAAPDYLGLGKGPGVHPYMDARSAVTASEDMLRASRTAARREGRTLSGDLYLTGFSQGGQVTMALAREADRGLAGFTLRAVAPVSGPYDLSGEEMPALFDGRVNDTSAVFYLSYFLVAQNRLHPIYKDPSDAFRAPYADRIERLFDGGHTEEQVLPALPKTVKELLTPAFYERVQRPTGGLKEALAANDGFCDWKPAAPVRLYAARGDTDVPIQNARSCAATLAAHGVRAPVLDQGAVPHMRSVGKAAPKIARWFARVGS, encoded by the coding sequence ATGAACGCCGAGTGCACGAACACCGCCGACTCCACGACCCGTCGCGTCCGTTCCGTACGCCGAGGGGGCGCCGCCCTCGCCGCGCTGATGCTCGCGGGCCTCGCCGGACTCACCGCCGCGCCCGCCGCACAGGGCGCCGAGGACGCCGGGACCCGCCCCGCCGTCGCGCACCACTCCGACCGGGGCGCCCTCCTGCGCGTCACCCCGGTCGCCGACCTGAGCCGCGCCGAGGTGGCCGCCTTCCTGAAGAAGGGCAAGTTCGGCACGGAGACGGTGCGGTACGGCGTGCGGGCGTACCGCCTCACCTACCGCACCGTCGACACCCAGGGCCGCCCGACCACCGCCACCGGTCTGTTCGTGCTGCCCAAGACCCCGCGGGATCGCGCCCTCGGTCTCGTCTCCGACGCCCACGGCACGATGGTCCACCGCGACTACGCCCCCTCGGTCGCCGAGGACTCCGGGCGGCTCAGCCCCTACCTCCACGCCGCCGCGGGCAAGGCCGTCGCGGCGCCGGACTACCTCGGGCTCGGCAAGGGCCCCGGCGTCCACCCGTACATGGACGCGCGCTCGGCGGTCACCGCCTCCGAGGACATGCTGCGCGCCTCGCGCACCGCGGCCCGGCGCGAGGGGCGCACCCTCTCGGGCGACCTGTACCTCACCGGCTTCTCGCAGGGCGGCCAGGTGACGATGGCCCTCGCGCGGGAGGCGGACCGCGGACTCGCCGGGTTCACCCTGCGGGCCGTCGCGCCGGTCAGCGGCCCCTACGACCTGTCCGGCGAGGAGATGCCCGCCCTCTTCGACGGCCGGGTCAACGACACCAGCGCCGTCTTCTACCTCTCGTACTTCCTGGTCGCCCAGAACCGCCTGCACCCGATCTACAAAGACCCCTCGGACGCGTTCCGCGCGCCCTACGCGGACCGGATCGAGCGGCTCTTCGACGGCGGGCACACCGAGGAGCAGGTCCTGCCCGCGCTGCCCAAGACGGTGAAGGAACTGCTCACGCCCGCCTTCTACGAACGCGTCCAGCGGCCGACGGGCGGCCTGAAGGAGGCCCTGGCGGCGAACGACGGCTTCTGCGACTGGAAGCCGGCGGCTCCGGTACGGCTCTACGCCGCGCGCGGCGACACCGACGTACCCATCCAGAACGCCCGCAGCTGCGCGGCGACCCTCGCCGCGCACGGGGTGCGGGCACCGGTCCTGGACCAGGGCGCGGTGCCGCACATGCGGTCGGTGGGGAAGGCGGCACCGAAGATCGCGCGGTGGTTCGCGCGGGTGGGGTCGTAG